Genomic window (Musa acuminata AAA Group cultivar baxijiao chromosome BXJ1-9, Cavendish_Baxijiao_AAA, whole genome shotgun sequence):
TGATCTTAACAAATAGATACTTCTAATCATTCTGGCTATTTTTATAGATTTCCAGGGAATCTACTTTATTTTTCAAGTAAGCCACAGAGAACAGAAAAGAGTTTCAGCCATGTCTAGTGCTGCAACGTGGAACATCTTTGTCTATCCAACAGGTCCCAAGTTTAATTATATCTCCAAACTATAAGCAAGATTAGGAATTTGAAAAATTCTTCACAGATGTGTCAAGTTTGACTCATCTAGATTTAATTATCCTTCATATCCAACCACACTAATGTCAGAGACATGAATCAACTACAGAAAATGATAGATATCTCAAAGAGCACTTTTAATTTAGCATTGCAAATAGAAAAATGTACCTTTAAACCCTGGGTAAGTGTTCTATCACCAGGACCATGAGTCTTAAGCCATCCATCTAGAGTAACATCATTTCCAAGTGCATCTTTTGCAACGGTTCCACCTCCAGCACCACCTGAACTGTAACATGTTCCACAAAACATAAGTATCCACgacaaaataacaaaaatagaatAAGTGAGCTACGAAACTGAATGATTACTTATTTTTGAGCAGTGAAATATGACACAACATTTCCTTTCTCAACTTATAGACTCTTAGCTCTCTCAGTTTCCATATGCGGCTAGTTACATGCTGGACAAGATCTAACTTATAAACAAAGGAACATTAAGCAAAATGATAATAAAAGTAAACAAAATTTATCCAATCTCTTCTCGGAAAATCACTCAAAGCATTTGAAACTTGAAGCTTCCGAGAAAATAAAATCCAACTCTTTGCATTAACTTCCTTTGGTAAGACTTACTCTAAATAATTTTCAATTTACTTTCATGCTTATTTGCATACACCGTCCATACAGACAAAAAATCAACCCGGACAAAGAAAAGAAATGGTTTCGAGAGAATTAGACACGATCTGCAGGCTCCAGGATAAACAAGTTTATAACAGTGAAAGTTGATAGGAATGTGCACTTACAGGGAAATATGCTGCAGAATTTTCAATGGTCGAACGAATGCATCTCGAGTGATGATGCAGAGCAATTTTTAACACCTTTCACATTCAGTAActcaaattacatgaaaatatctGGGCTAATTTCAATCAATTTTCAATCATCAACGCAAACAACGGAAGTAAGTAGGGTCCGTAAACAGTACTAACCATGCCAAGAACAGAAATGAGAAAATGAACTATGCTGCTGCTAATTTCCAAGCGAAAGCAAACAAGGTGTACAATGTTTACCCGGGTGGCACAAAGAAGTACGTATAGGGAATCAGCATGCCCGCGGTGGGCAGCGACAAGgttccaagaagaagaaggttcAACAGCTGCCTCTTTCCCATGTCCGGCACCCTGTCGGCGGGGATGCTCGTCGCCTGACAGGTGATCTTCCCGCTCCTCTCCTTCCCCAAGCCCAGCCCTCTGGCGGGCCTGCTCAGAAGAGCTCGGGATGGCGAAAAGATGCCATTTTTACCGGAAGAGAGCTGCAATAATAACGCGACAACAACTTGATCTTAGACTTCTGGACCAGCGCTCGAGAACAAACAATTGCTCACCTGAGATGGGGCGGCAGCGGTTGAGAGAGTGGTGGAGGCCATGGGGGCAGGAGTGCAGCTTCTTCCCTCCAAGGACGCCTGGAAACAGGTCGATTCACATCCTTCTTATCTGCAAGCAAGCGGAAGACGATAGGGTTGGGTGATTTGGTTGATGGGAAGCCATTGGTCTCACTCGGCCACATGTTTGGATTGCACTTGGAGACCCGCCTAAACCACATTCTATTGTGTATGACATCGATCCAACACTGGTACGACTGACCGCGGTTCGTGAACCGGCTTAAGCAAACAGAAACCGGACTCGAATCGACCCGATTTTGAGCCGAACCGGAACCGCCGGTTCCGGTTCGGACTGTTTAGTTCCGATTCGAACcattaattattaataaaaaaataaattaaaatataaaaaataatctaactaaatatcacttaaaaataaagattaaatcTTTAATCAAACTTACTAATAGGAATGGCCTCCATGTCATCATGATTCACTCATCTATACTTAAAAAACTTACTAATAGGAATGACCTCCTCCATAACCAAGTTAAttacttttaatattttaattttttttatatttttaaaaaattataaattatattaatattttataattatgaaagtgaaatatctaaatctatctattagaaatttaaaaagtgAATTATATTAGTGTCCCTATAACAATATCGattttattaacaaaaatatataaataaaaagtaaaaagataattttaatgatgtTATTGATGGTCGTAGGTGATTAATGTAGATGAGAAGAGTGATGACGAGAGGTGATACCGCTATGCATCTACATCAGTGGCCCTTTTACCGTTCTTTATTTGTATCAATATTGATACAACTGTCAAGAGACGAAACAGCTGTTGATGTAGATGCTAAGTAGCGTCACTCGATAATTGTATTGACACTAATGTAGATATAGGACGATGCCACTATACATCTATATCGATGGCCTTTTTCATCACTCGGAAACTACATCGACATCGACGTAGATGTAGAGTGATCCTTATCTCTCACTACCATTATCCTTCTCCACAACATCGATTGTTGTTTGTCACTATTAGTTAGAACATATTGATAAAACTAATGTTGTTAGGATAAATAgacctagatgtttcactttcataattataaaaatatcaatataattttataaaatataatgattaaaatatttaagataattaactataagagataatttttaattAGCCCTCACCATTCCAACCTTACGAAGCTTTGCCATCTTATCCGCCACAATTTTTGCCACGAGAAACCTCTAATGAATTAGAAGGCCCACATAAAAAAAAACTACATAGACACATAATTAAAGCAAAAAAgacatataatatattattaagtcGCTGCATCTTCCACACTAATTTTGTTAGGGTTGATTTCTTTTAATAAACTAAATTATAGATTATTAAGAAAAAGAAACTCGAATGTAAAAAAATAGTATAAATTGAAATCGATGTTAcataaatatctcatgtatctaAGGGTCTTGATATgtatagtaaaaaaatattataagtactcacgaatatttttttaattaattcaaagagattaataaaaaaaatttaaaatttgttaGATTTGAGTTTTGATTAACTCAAAAGATagataactatattttttatattttaacactCTTGATTTGAAATCTTTTCGAAACACATGAAGACAATATGGAATCacgtaaatattatattatattatattatattatatatattgattCGGTCAATTATTTATTTGTCATTAAAATTTTCTCTCCCCTACaaatattatcttaattttttttataagctTATATCTACATGTTTTATTGTTTTATATTCCTAACAAAATTCACATCTTTCATTCTTAAAATCCTCATAACACTGCTCATTCAGGTTTAAGTTATTGATATTGCTTTCGGTACATTAAACAATCTCTATCGACCTGCTTCTAACGTCCGTATCAAATCATgccagaatgccaagaagaagaaagaagctcATTTGCTAATGGTAGTAGATTTTATTTCTAGAGGTAATTGTAGACAACATTTGTCGCACTATTTAGTGGACTATGATTATTTACACCTTTAAtttgggctaattatagattatgtcATGTAGTTAACTATTTTTAATATTCTTGTCCTTAtaatttaaaaagttacattaatATCTTATAgtataaaagtgaaatatctacGTTCATTTATTCTAACATTTATCAATTTTTTCaacgaaaatataaaaacaaaGAACAGAAAGATAATCTTAACGTTCTAATTGGTGAAGATGGACGACGACGTCGTTGGAGGCATGGGTGACTATTTTGGATGAGGAGAGCAGTGACGAGTGGTAAGGGCTACTTTGCATTTATGTTAATGTCGACATAGTTGTTGAGTGACGCTTTCGTCACTCTTCATCTATATCGATATCGATGCAGTTGTCGAGTAACACCACTTTACATTTGTGTTAGTGTCGATGTAATTAACGAGTGATGCCATACTCTGTATCTACATCAGTGTCAACACAATTGTCTAAGTGACCAAAGGGCCACAAATGTAGATGTCGAGCAACGTCATTCGGTAACTACGTCGACGCCGAATATATGTAGAGCAACACCGCTCGACATTTGTGTTGACGTCAATGTAGTTGCCCTCATCCACAATAGCTATCGTGACCCTCCAATGATGTTGTCGTCTGTCACCACCGATGTCATTCATCAGTACCGAccgaaaacattaaaattatctttgttctttatttttatattttcattggtAAAATCGATGAAATTAAGATAAATAaccttagatattttatttttataattataaaaatatcaatataaaattttaaaatatagaatTTGAAACGTAAAGAGTAGCTAAGTGTACTCTGTAATTAGCCCCCTTTAATTTCACAACGATCACCATTAAATGATAGGATCATAAGATCTGCTATCATATCTGGAACCAAGAAAGCAACATGACATATACATAAATGCATCTTCTTTAACATCCCAAAAGCTTGTGTGccctgtagagagagagagagagagagagagagagagatgggcagAGTCAAGTCCTTGGCATGAAACGAAATGGTTTCTGGCTTTGGTGGCCTCCGAGGGACCAAGCAGCATTCAAATCTGACAGTTCTTCATCCCCCACAATCATCTCGACATGTTCCTCTGTGCAGGATTCCGAGCCCCTCACATGGGCTTCCACCAGCCTCGCCATGGAAAAGGGTACATGACAAGCTATATCTATCTGGTTGCTGCTTCAGTCGATCAGTTCttcaagaaggaagaagaagacattACTTTCCCTGGGATTTCGTAGACTGGAATGAACAGTGCAACCCATGTTTGGGACCTTTCTTCTTTCCGATACAGGCCAAGTGGTGGAGGGCCTATTAAAGGAGGAGTCGACGCACTCCTTCCTTGTGTTCTGCCTCAAAGGACATGGCGAGATAGCTGGCAAATGCTGCTTTGTGGCAGCACAGGAGACGCAAACGTTTCCTTCTCCGTTCATGGGGCACTCTCACATGGGATGGCTGGCCATCAGAGCTCTGTGAGCGAAACAGCAGGCAGTGGCTTGCCTGAATGAGGAAGAGGACGCATCCATGAGGCCTCCTCTGTCCTTCTTCTGTTCTCAGCTACTGTCCATTTAATCCAATACAAGCAATCATATACTCGAATTGATTAGATGAGCAATTAGCTTCAGCTCAACTACACGCGACTTGCGTTAGATGAGCATAAACTCTTAGGTAGATTTGGTTGGGCATTAGCTTAATCTATGTTGCAGGGCTCTCGGGGAGAACGAAGCTTAGCGTGCAGGGATGGTTTACACTGTCCAAAAATGAAATAAGAGGTTGCTCTCATGCGAGAGGATCTCTTTGCCAGTTGAGCACCTCCGCGTCCAACATCCTGCATTGATTTGCTTGCAGTTGAGCACCTCCGCGtccaactagagagagagagagagagagagagaagagcgaTCAAAGTCGAACAATACAGGCGTCAGACCGAATACTCTGTTCTGTTTcttctgctgctgccgctgctctgCGCCGCTGTTGCCACTGCGCCTGCGGCCCCCGCCGTCCCCACTTCTTCGCCCCCGTAAGGCAGCGACACCTGTTCGCCTGTCACAGCAGCTCTCGCTGTTCCTCTCCCCTGCCaccaccttctctctctctctctctctctctcttggttttTCTGAAACTTTAATCCAAGGAAAGATGCTTATGGCAATGGcaaagcctcctcctcctcctctctctctagtCCCCATAACGAAAGAGGGAAATCAGGATTAATAGCAGTAGGAAGCACCAATCGACAGGAGAACTTGGAGAGACAGCGCAACAGAGGATCTTTCTCACACCTGTTCTGTTGTAGCATTGGAAGAAGCGTGAAGGAGAAGTCTATCCGTTCATTCTCTcaccttctctttctctttctgtcGTCGTGGTTTCACCTATAAAGCTCGCGTCAGTCGTCTCTCGTTCTAAAGGTTTCATCTTTACCTTTTACTTCTCCCTTTGAGATCGACAGGGTAGCAGAGACGACGACTTAAGGAGCAGGAATGGAGTTCGATCTCGAGAACCAGATGTCGAGCTCTGACGACGAGCAGCAACCTCGGTGGGGCTCCATCTCGGCGCTCTTCGCCGCCGAGGCCGACCACATCATCTCTACCGTCGGCGCTATTGATCCCTCCGCCCGGCGAAACGCCGTCTCTCTGGTCCTTCAGGTAATGCTATACCTCGACGCTCAGACTAACGAAAGATCCGATCTTTTCCATGGCGGTGATGTTTTCGTGGGCAGGCGCAGTTCAATTGCAATCTGGACCCCTTCGTCGCTTGCCTTGCAATCAACTACATTGATCGGTACCTTACCAAGCGCGAAATCCCGGTATCAGTCACTGTAAATGAGTAGTAGTTGAAGAAGATGACCAATCGAATCGGTTAATTCCAGATTGTCGATCTAATACAGAAGCAGCGATCTCCTGTTGCAGATAGAGAAGCCGTGGATCGTtcgtctcctctccatctcctgcCTATCCCTCGCGTCCAAGATGAAGAAAACCTGCAAACCTCTAGCGGATTTCCTGGTAAACAGAGGTTCCTCTTTCTCAAAAAATCGAGGTCACATGGATCGATTTCACTGTTTCATTTGGATCGAATTTGCAGAGAGAGGAATATTTTGTGTTCGACGCCCAAACGATCCGGAGAATGGAGCTTCTGGTGCTCGAAGCACTGGATTGGCGGATGCGATCGATCACCCCCTTCTCCTTTCTCCGGTTCTTCACTTCCTTCTTCTCACCCGCCCAACCCCCTCTCCTCCAA
Coding sequences:
- the LOC103998870 gene encoding cytochrome b6-f complex iron-sulfur subunit, chloroplastic, with translation MASTTLSTAAAPSQLSSGKNGIFSPSRALLSRPARGLGLGKERSGKITCQATSIPADRVPDMGKRQLLNLLLLGTLSLPTAGMLIPYTYFFVPPGSGGAGGGTVAKDALGNDVTLDGWLKTHGPGDRTLTQGLKGDPTYLVVENDKTLATYGINAVCTHLGCVVPWNAAEKKFICPCHGSQYNNQGRVVRGPAPLSLALAHVDIDDGKVVFVPWVETDFRTGEDPWWA
- the LOC103998871 gene encoding cyclin-D6-1-like, with the translated sequence MEFDLENQMSSSDDEQQPRWGSISALFAAEADHIISTVGAIDPSARRNAVSLVLQAQFNCNLDPFVACLAINYIDRYLTKREIPIEKPWIVRLLSISCLSLASKMKKTCKPLADFLREEYFVFDAQTIRRMELLVLEALDWRMRSITPFSFLRFFTSFFSPAQPPLLQALQVHATEILLKTQNEMKVLEFKPSVVAASTLLSAAFEFFPVQFPAFRSALASCEFVNEEELRECSSAMGIATGGCGGSAATALVSSSNTPPTVLGRVCSSSVIEPFTIGSASDDRELTQRRIAYHDGQIDK